From one Aptenodytes patagonicus chromosome 16, bAptPat1.pri.cur, whole genome shotgun sequence genomic stretch:
- the TMEM94 gene encoding transmembrane protein 94 isoform X3, protein MLFKQANLWIPHQGKCHKDEMTSSLGLTTKKALTILRDQLSALLEGHQKERKKVTSWKEVWRSSFLYHGNRCSCFHWPGASLMLLAVLLLLCCYGSQPQGSQGAEIVNALALFLLLLLDLFMIGRQERLKCREVERRLQTIIDKINDTLGKEVKWPDSMYPDLHMPYAPSWSLHWAYRDGHLVNLPVSLLVEGDVIALRPGQESFASLRGIKDDEHIVLEPGDLFPPFSPPPSPRGEVKKGPQNPQLYRLFRVLKTPIIDNVRWCLEMALSRPVTALDNERFTVQSVMLKYAVPIVLAGFLITNAVRFIFKAPGIASWQYTLLQLQVNGVLPILPLLFPILWILATAFGEARVLAQMSKASSTSLEMIRCIWSHFLCVLKGKSPTLSFTSSLLHSLGSVTVLCCVDKQGILSWPNPSPETVLFFSGKVEPPHDSHEDLTDELSTRSFCHPEMEDEPHERDALLSGPLADTVHMTNEQERNNWSSDPPKAPDAHAHRKPNSRSKHPSGSNVSFSKDTEGGEEEHTQVVGDSEVLACEAEDFVCDYHLEMLSLSQDQQNPSCIQFDDSNWQMHLNSLKPLGLNVLLNLCNASVTECLCRFSDHLCNIALQETHNAVLPVHVPWGLCELARLIGFTPGAKDLFKQENYLALYRLPSDEMVKETILGKLSSITKRRPPLSHMINLFVKDTTTSTEQMFSHGTADIILEACTDFWDGTDIYPLSGSDRKKVLDFYQRACLSGYCSAFAYKPMHCALSSQLNGKCIELVQVPGQSAIFTCCDLPGTTPIKQSSRRNSWSSDEGIGEVMEKEDCIQALSGQIFMGMVSSQYQARLDIVRLIDGLVNACIRFVYFSLEDELKSKVFAEKMGLETGWNCHISLTPNGDVPGSEIPPSSPSHAGSLHDDLHQVSRDDVEGLLLMEEEGHSDLISFQPTDSDIPSFLEDCNRAKLPRGIHQVRPHLQNIDNVPLLVPLFTDCTAETMCEMIKIMQEYGEVTCCLGSSANLRNSCLFLQSDISIALDPLYPSRCSWETFGYATSTTMTHVSDELTPLQLSGQLNSLPCSMSFRQEESTSIIRLIEQARHATYGIRKCFLFLLQCQLTLVVIQFLSCLVQLPPILSTTDIVWLSCFCYPLLSISLLGKPPHSSIMTMATGKNLTSIPKKTQHYFLFCFLLKFSLTICSCLICFGFTLHESCKEVNTTSLNLTVCSSIMLHSNADGAPDWFGTFSNALLVAQKLTAGLIVLHTVFISITHVHRTKPLWKKSPLSNRWWTLTVAVVLLGQVAQTVLDLKLWENLNSSLTFNHVSISPVSWLLGFLSLVLVVIINEIVKLHEIRVRVRYQKRQKLQFETKLGMNSPF, encoded by the exons GATGAGATGACCTCAAGTTTGGGCCTTACCACAAAGAAAGCCCTCACGATCCTGAGAGACCAGTTGTCAGCACTTCTGGAGGGGCATCAGAAGGAGCGGAAAAAAGTGACTTCATGGAAG GAGGTGTGGAGGAGCAGTTTTCTCTACCATGGTAACCGTTGCTCCTGTTTCCACTGGCCTGGTGCATCTCTGATGCTTCTGgcagtgctgttgctgctgtgctGCTATGGGAGCCAGCCACAGGGGAG CCAAGGTGCTGAGATAGTTAATGCACTGGcactcttcctccttctcctcttggATCTCTTCATGATCGGGCGTCAAGAGAGGCTGAAGTGCAGAGAGGTGGAGAGGAGACTTCAGACAATCATTGATAAGATAAATG ATACACTTGGCAAAGAGGTGAAATGGCCAGACTCCATGTACCCTGACCTTCACATGCCTTATGCCCCATCCTGGTCCCTTCATTGGGCCTACAGGGATGGTCATCTTGTCAACCTGCCTGTGAGCCTGTTAGTAGAAGGAGATGTCATTGCTTTGAGGCCAGGTCAGGAGTCATTTGCTTCTCTGAGAGGGATTAAG GATGATGAGCACATAGTTCTGGAGCCAGGAGATCTGTTTCCACCTTTCTCACCTCCGCCCTCCCCAAGGGGAGAAGTGAAGAAGGGACCTCAGAACCCTCAGCTGTATCGTCTCTTCCGTGTCTTGAAGACCCCAATAATAGATAATGTTAG gTGGTGTCTGGAAATGGCTTTGTCACGTCCTGTGACAGCCCTGGATAATGAGAGATTCACTGTACAGTCAGTGATGCTGAAATATGCTGTCCCTATTGTACTG GCTGGCTTCCTGATCACCAATGCTGTGCGCTTCATTTTCAAAGCTCCTGGAATTGCTTCTTGGCAGTACACTCTTCTTCAGCTACAG GTGAATGGTGTCCTACCCATCCTTCCATTGCTCTTTCCCATCCTGTGGATTCTTGCTACAGCCTTTGGAGAAGCCAGAGTCTTGGCCCAGATGAGCAAGGCCTCATCCACCTCACTG GAAATGATACGCTGTATCTGGAGCCACTTCCTCTgtgttttaaaaggcaaatcCCCAACTCTGAGCTTCACTTCCAGCTTGCTTCATAGTCTGGGATCCGTCACT GTGCTCTGCTGTGTAGACAAGCAGGGGATTCTTTCCTGGCCAAACCCCAGCCCAGAGACTGTTCTGTTCTTCAGTGGGAAGGTGGAACCACCTCATGATAGCCATGAAGATCTGACTGATGAGCTCTCTACACGGTCCTTCTGCCATCCTGAAATGGAAGACGAG CCCCATGAAAGAGATGCTTTGCTCTCTGGCCCCCTGGCAGACACAGTCCACATGACCAATGAGCAAGAGAGGAACAACTGGTCTAGTGACCCTCCAAAGGCTCCCGATGCCCATGCCCACCGAAAGCcaaacagcagaagcaaacatCCCTCTGGGTCCAATGTGAGTTTTAGCAAGGATACGGAGGGTGGAGAGGAGGAACATACTCAG GTTGTTGGTGACAGTGAGGTGTTGGCTTGTGAGGCTGAAGACTTTGTGTGTGACTACCACCTTGAGATGCTTAGCCTGTCCCAAGACCAGCAGAATCCCTCCTGCATCCAGTTTGATGACTCCAACTGGCAGATGCACTTGAATTCCCTCAAGCCTCTGGGCCTGAATGTGCTGCTCAACCTCTGCAATGCCAGTGTGACAGAGTGTCTGTGCCGCTTCTCTGACCACCTCTGTAACATTGCCCTCCAGGAAACTCACAATGCCGTGCTGCCTGTCCAtgtgccctggggcctctgtgaGCTTGCCAGGCTAATAG GTTTCACACCAGGTGCTAAAGATCTTTTCAAGCAGGAGAACTATTTGGCCTTGTACCGCTTGCCAAGTGATGAGATGGTTAAGGAAACAATCCTAGGGAAGCTTTCATCGATCACCAAGAGAAGACCACCCCTGAGCCACATGATTAACCTGTTCGTGAAGGACACCACTACCA GCACTGAGCAGATGTTTTCTCATGGGACAGCTGACATCATCCTCGAGGCCTGCACAGACTTTTGGGACGGTACCGATATCTACCCCCTCTCTGGCTCTGACAG GAAGAAGGTCTTAGATTTCTACCAGAGAGCCTGCCTCTCAGGATACTGTTCTGCCTTTGCATACAAGCCAATGCATTGTGCCTTGTCCTCCCAACTCAATGGCAAGTGCATAGAACTGGTGCAGGTCCCTGGGCAGAGTGCTATCTTCACATGCTGTGATCTCCCTGGGACGACCCCCATCAAACAGAGCAGTCGGAGGAATAGCTGGAGCTCAGATG AAGGGATTGGGGAAGTGATGGAGAAGGAAGACTGTATCCAGGCTCTGAGCGGACAGATCTTCATGGGAATGGTCTCATCTCAGTATCAGGCCCGTCTTGACATTGTCCGCCTCATTGATGGATTGGTCAATGCCTGCATTCGTTTTGTCTACTTCTCCCTGGAAGATGAGCTCAAAAGCAAG GTGTTTGCTGAGAAGATGGGTCTTGAGACTGGCTGGAATTGCCACATATCTTTAACGCCTAATGGTGATGTGCCTGGCTCAGAGATCCCTCCCTCTAGCCCCAGTCATGCTGGCTCTTTGCACGATGATCTACATCAGG TTTCTCGAGATGATGTGGAGGGGCTTCTGCTGATGGAAGAGGAAGGGCACTCAGATCTCATCAGTTTTCAGCCAACAGACAGTGATATCCCCAGCTTCCTGGAGGACTGTAACAGG gcCAAACTCCCACGGGGGATCCACCAGGTGAGACCTCACCTGCAGAACATAGACAACGTGCCTTTGCTGGTGCCCCTCTTCACAGACTGTACCGCAGAGA CCATGTGTGAGATGATCAAGATCATGCAGGAGTATGGGGAGGTGACTTGCTGTCTGGGAAGCTCTGCCAACCTGCGGAATAGTTGCCTCTTCCTGCAGAGTGATATCAG TATAGCACTGGACCCTCTCTATCCATCTCGCTGCTCCTGGGAGACTTTTGGCTATGCCACCAGCACAACCATGACTCATGTCTCTGATGAGCTCACCCCACTGCAGCTCTCAGGGCAACTCAACAGCCTGCCTTGCTCCATGTCCTTCCGCCAAGAAGAGAGTACTAGTATTATCAGGCTTATAGAGCAG GCCAGGCATGCAACATATGGGATCCGCAAgtgtttcctcttcctgctgcagTGCCAGCTGACCTTGGTGGTCATTCAG TTCCTCTCCTGCCTGGTGCAGCTGCCCCCCATCCTCAGTACCACAGACATTGTGTGGCTCTCCTGTTTCTGCTACCCACTGCTCAG CATTTCGCTCCTGGGCAAGCCTCCCCACAGCTCCATCATGACCATGGCAACAGGAAAAAACTTGACTTCCATTCCTAAGAAG ACTCAGCATTACTTCCTGTTCTGCTTCCTGCTGAAATTCAGCCTGACCATCTGCTCCTGCCTCATCTGCTTCGGGTTCACACTGCATGAGTCCTGCAAAGAGGTGAACACTACCAGCCTCAATCTCACAGTGTGCTCTTCCATCATGCTGCACAG CAATGCTGATGGTGCTCCTGACTGGTTTGGGACATTTTCCAATGCTCTTCTTGTAGCCCAGAAGCTCACAGCTGGCCTGATTGTTTTACACACAG TGTTCATATCCATCACCCATGTCCATCGCACCAAGCCATTGTGGAAGAAGAGCCCCCTCTCCAACCGGTGGTGGACGCTCACTGTGGCTGTTGT ATTGCTGGGGCAAGTGGCACAGACTGTGCTGGACCTGAAACTCTGGGAAAACCTCAATTCTTCATTGACCTTTAACCACGTTTCCATCTCCCCCGTCTCATGGcttctgggttttctttccttGGTCCTTGTGGTTATCATCAATGAGATTGTCAAGCTGCATGAAATCAG GGTCCGGGTCCGTTACCAAAAGAGGCAGAAGTTGCAGTTTGAAACAAAGCTGGGGATGAATTCACCATTTTAA
- the TMEM94 gene encoding transmembrane protein 94 isoform X1, which yields MLFKQANLWIPHQGKCHKDEMTSSLGLTTKKALTILRDQLSALLEGHQKERKKVTSWKEVWRSSFLYHGNRCSCFHWPGASLMLLAVLLLLCCYGSQPQGSQGAEIVNALALFLLLLLDLFMIGRQERLKCREVERRLQTIIDKINDTLGKEVKWPDSMYPDLHMPYAPSWSLHWAYRDGHLVNLPVSLLVEGDVIALRPGQESFASLRGIKDDEHIVLEPGDLFPPFSPPPSPRGEVKKGPQNPQLYRLFRVLKTPIIDNVRWCLEMALSRPVTALDNERFTVQSVMLKYAVPIVLAGFLITNAVRFIFKAPGIASWQYTLLQLQVNGVLPILPLLFPILWILATAFGEARVLAQMSKASSTSLLAKFSEDTLSSYTEMVSSQEMIRCIWSHFLCVLKGKSPTLSFTSSLLHSLGSVTVLCCVDKQGILSWPNPSPETVLFFSGKVEPPHDSHEDLTDELSTRSFCHPEMEDEPHERDALLSGPLADTVHMTNEQERNNWSSDPPKAPDAHAHRKPNSRSKHPSGSNVSFSKDTEGGEEEHTQVVGDSEVLACEAEDFVCDYHLEMLSLSQDQQNPSCIQFDDSNWQMHLNSLKPLGLNVLLNLCNASVTECLCRFSDHLCNIALQETHNAVLPVHVPWGLCELARLIGFTPGAKDLFKQENYLALYRLPSDEMVKETILGKLSSITKRRPPLSHMINLFVKDTTTSTEQMFSHGTADIILEACTDFWDGTDIYPLSGSDRKKVLDFYQRACLSGYCSAFAYKPMHCALSSQLNGKCIELVQVPGQSAIFTCCDLPGTTPIKQSSRRNSWSSDEGIGEVMEKEDCIQALSGQIFMGMVSSQYQARLDIVRLIDGLVNACIRFVYFSLEDELKSKVFAEKMGLETGWNCHISLTPNGDVPGSEIPPSSPSHAGSLHDDLHQVSRDDVEGLLLMEEEGHSDLISFQPTDSDIPSFLEDCNRAKLPRGIHQVRPHLQNIDNVPLLVPLFTDCTAETMCEMIKIMQEYGEVTCCLGSSANLRNSCLFLQSDISIALDPLYPSRCSWETFGYATSTTMTHVSDELTPLQLSGQLNSLPCSMSFRQEESTSIIRLIEQARHATYGIRKCFLFLLQCQLTLVVIQFLSCLVQLPPILSTTDIVWLSCFCYPLLSISLLGKPPHSSIMTMATGKNLTSIPKKTQHYFLFCFLLKFSLTICSCLICFGFTLHESCKEVNTTSLNLTVCSSIMLHSNADGAPDWFGTFSNALLVAQKLTAGLIVLHTVFISITHVHRTKPLWKKSPLSNRWWTLTVAVVLLGQVAQTVLDLKLWENLNSSLTFNHVSISPVSWLLGFLSLVLVVIINEIVKLHEIRVRVRYQKRQKLQFETKLGMNSPF from the exons GATGAGATGACCTCAAGTTTGGGCCTTACCACAAAGAAAGCCCTCACGATCCTGAGAGACCAGTTGTCAGCACTTCTGGAGGGGCATCAGAAGGAGCGGAAAAAAGTGACTTCATGGAAG GAGGTGTGGAGGAGCAGTTTTCTCTACCATGGTAACCGTTGCTCCTGTTTCCACTGGCCTGGTGCATCTCTGATGCTTCTGgcagtgctgttgctgctgtgctGCTATGGGAGCCAGCCACAGGGGAG CCAAGGTGCTGAGATAGTTAATGCACTGGcactcttcctccttctcctcttggATCTCTTCATGATCGGGCGTCAAGAGAGGCTGAAGTGCAGAGAGGTGGAGAGGAGACTTCAGACAATCATTGATAAGATAAATG ATACACTTGGCAAAGAGGTGAAATGGCCAGACTCCATGTACCCTGACCTTCACATGCCTTATGCCCCATCCTGGTCCCTTCATTGGGCCTACAGGGATGGTCATCTTGTCAACCTGCCTGTGAGCCTGTTAGTAGAAGGAGATGTCATTGCTTTGAGGCCAGGTCAGGAGTCATTTGCTTCTCTGAGAGGGATTAAG GATGATGAGCACATAGTTCTGGAGCCAGGAGATCTGTTTCCACCTTTCTCACCTCCGCCCTCCCCAAGGGGAGAAGTGAAGAAGGGACCTCAGAACCCTCAGCTGTATCGTCTCTTCCGTGTCTTGAAGACCCCAATAATAGATAATGTTAG gTGGTGTCTGGAAATGGCTTTGTCACGTCCTGTGACAGCCCTGGATAATGAGAGATTCACTGTACAGTCAGTGATGCTGAAATATGCTGTCCCTATTGTACTG GCTGGCTTCCTGATCACCAATGCTGTGCGCTTCATTTTCAAAGCTCCTGGAATTGCTTCTTGGCAGTACACTCTTCTTCAGCTACAG GTGAATGGTGTCCTACCCATCCTTCCATTGCTCTTTCCCATCCTGTGGATTCTTGCTACAGCCTTTGGAGAAGCCAGAGTCTTGGCCCAGATGAGCAAGGCCTCATCCACCTCACTG CTTGCTAAGTTTTCAGAGGACACTCTCAGCAGCTACACAGAGATGGTATCTTCTCAG GAAATGATACGCTGTATCTGGAGCCACTTCCTCTgtgttttaaaaggcaaatcCCCAACTCTGAGCTTCACTTCCAGCTTGCTTCATAGTCTGGGATCCGTCACT GTGCTCTGCTGTGTAGACAAGCAGGGGATTCTTTCCTGGCCAAACCCCAGCCCAGAGACTGTTCTGTTCTTCAGTGGGAAGGTGGAACCACCTCATGATAGCCATGAAGATCTGACTGATGAGCTCTCTACACGGTCCTTCTGCCATCCTGAAATGGAAGACGAG CCCCATGAAAGAGATGCTTTGCTCTCTGGCCCCCTGGCAGACACAGTCCACATGACCAATGAGCAAGAGAGGAACAACTGGTCTAGTGACCCTCCAAAGGCTCCCGATGCCCATGCCCACCGAAAGCcaaacagcagaagcaaacatCCCTCTGGGTCCAATGTGAGTTTTAGCAAGGATACGGAGGGTGGAGAGGAGGAACATACTCAG GTTGTTGGTGACAGTGAGGTGTTGGCTTGTGAGGCTGAAGACTTTGTGTGTGACTACCACCTTGAGATGCTTAGCCTGTCCCAAGACCAGCAGAATCCCTCCTGCATCCAGTTTGATGACTCCAACTGGCAGATGCACTTGAATTCCCTCAAGCCTCTGGGCCTGAATGTGCTGCTCAACCTCTGCAATGCCAGTGTGACAGAGTGTCTGTGCCGCTTCTCTGACCACCTCTGTAACATTGCCCTCCAGGAAACTCACAATGCCGTGCTGCCTGTCCAtgtgccctggggcctctgtgaGCTTGCCAGGCTAATAG GTTTCACACCAGGTGCTAAAGATCTTTTCAAGCAGGAGAACTATTTGGCCTTGTACCGCTTGCCAAGTGATGAGATGGTTAAGGAAACAATCCTAGGGAAGCTTTCATCGATCACCAAGAGAAGACCACCCCTGAGCCACATGATTAACCTGTTCGTGAAGGACACCACTACCA GCACTGAGCAGATGTTTTCTCATGGGACAGCTGACATCATCCTCGAGGCCTGCACAGACTTTTGGGACGGTACCGATATCTACCCCCTCTCTGGCTCTGACAG GAAGAAGGTCTTAGATTTCTACCAGAGAGCCTGCCTCTCAGGATACTGTTCTGCCTTTGCATACAAGCCAATGCATTGTGCCTTGTCCTCCCAACTCAATGGCAAGTGCATAGAACTGGTGCAGGTCCCTGGGCAGAGTGCTATCTTCACATGCTGTGATCTCCCTGGGACGACCCCCATCAAACAGAGCAGTCGGAGGAATAGCTGGAGCTCAGATG AAGGGATTGGGGAAGTGATGGAGAAGGAAGACTGTATCCAGGCTCTGAGCGGACAGATCTTCATGGGAATGGTCTCATCTCAGTATCAGGCCCGTCTTGACATTGTCCGCCTCATTGATGGATTGGTCAATGCCTGCATTCGTTTTGTCTACTTCTCCCTGGAAGATGAGCTCAAAAGCAAG GTGTTTGCTGAGAAGATGGGTCTTGAGACTGGCTGGAATTGCCACATATCTTTAACGCCTAATGGTGATGTGCCTGGCTCAGAGATCCCTCCCTCTAGCCCCAGTCATGCTGGCTCTTTGCACGATGATCTACATCAGG TTTCTCGAGATGATGTGGAGGGGCTTCTGCTGATGGAAGAGGAAGGGCACTCAGATCTCATCAGTTTTCAGCCAACAGACAGTGATATCCCCAGCTTCCTGGAGGACTGTAACAGG gcCAAACTCCCACGGGGGATCCACCAGGTGAGACCTCACCTGCAGAACATAGACAACGTGCCTTTGCTGGTGCCCCTCTTCACAGACTGTACCGCAGAGA CCATGTGTGAGATGATCAAGATCATGCAGGAGTATGGGGAGGTGACTTGCTGTCTGGGAAGCTCTGCCAACCTGCGGAATAGTTGCCTCTTCCTGCAGAGTGATATCAG TATAGCACTGGACCCTCTCTATCCATCTCGCTGCTCCTGGGAGACTTTTGGCTATGCCACCAGCACAACCATGACTCATGTCTCTGATGAGCTCACCCCACTGCAGCTCTCAGGGCAACTCAACAGCCTGCCTTGCTCCATGTCCTTCCGCCAAGAAGAGAGTACTAGTATTATCAGGCTTATAGAGCAG GCCAGGCATGCAACATATGGGATCCGCAAgtgtttcctcttcctgctgcagTGCCAGCTGACCTTGGTGGTCATTCAG TTCCTCTCCTGCCTGGTGCAGCTGCCCCCCATCCTCAGTACCACAGACATTGTGTGGCTCTCCTGTTTCTGCTACCCACTGCTCAG CATTTCGCTCCTGGGCAAGCCTCCCCACAGCTCCATCATGACCATGGCAACAGGAAAAAACTTGACTTCCATTCCTAAGAAG ACTCAGCATTACTTCCTGTTCTGCTTCCTGCTGAAATTCAGCCTGACCATCTGCTCCTGCCTCATCTGCTTCGGGTTCACACTGCATGAGTCCTGCAAAGAGGTGAACACTACCAGCCTCAATCTCACAGTGTGCTCTTCCATCATGCTGCACAG CAATGCTGATGGTGCTCCTGACTGGTTTGGGACATTTTCCAATGCTCTTCTTGTAGCCCAGAAGCTCACAGCTGGCCTGATTGTTTTACACACAG TGTTCATATCCATCACCCATGTCCATCGCACCAAGCCATTGTGGAAGAAGAGCCCCCTCTCCAACCGGTGGTGGACGCTCACTGTGGCTGTTGT ATTGCTGGGGCAAGTGGCACAGACTGTGCTGGACCTGAAACTCTGGGAAAACCTCAATTCTTCATTGACCTTTAACCACGTTTCCATCTCCCCCGTCTCATGGcttctgggttttctttccttGGTCCTTGTGGTTATCATCAATGAGATTGTCAAGCTGCATGAAATCAG GGTCCGGGTCCGTTACCAAAAGAGGCAGAAGTTGCAGTTTGAAACAAAGCTGGGGATGAATTCACCATTTTAA